The Candidatus Binatota bacterium genome has a window encoding:
- a CDS encoding acyl-CoA dehydrogenase → MDFSLSETALQRRELIHAVAENMMRPISREFDENEHSDAWDFFNTMWEFSSASPADAQISGDAENKKKGPSERTLIAAIQIEELSWGDAGLYLSIPNPALGGAAVNAAGTPEQKKRFLGDFHSGKPRWAAMAITEPHFGSDSKQVATTAVRDGDEWVLNGTKIFCTSGKRALEDSDGFVVVWATLDASKGRAAIKSFIVPAGTPGVTVDKLEHKMGIRASDTAAIRLEDARIPADNLLGSADISDKGHEGFKGVMATFDATRPIVAASALGIAQAAIDFVTDALVEAGIEIRYEAGTREMTVLEKEVINMQSQLQAARLLTWRACNMMDRGERNSREASMCKSKAGLAVTLITQKAVELLGPLGYSRKNLLEKWMRDAKINDIFEGTQQINLMIVARSILGYSSKELN, encoded by the coding sequence ATGGATTTTTCACTTTCAGAGACAGCCCTGCAACGACGCGAGCTCATACACGCGGTGGCCGAAAACATGATGCGGCCCATCTCTCGTGAATTCGACGAGAACGAGCACAGCGACGCGTGGGATTTTTTCAACACCATGTGGGAGTTCAGCTCCGCGAGTCCTGCGGATGCGCAGATTTCCGGCGACGCGGAAAACAAGAAAAAGGGCCCGTCAGAGCGGACCCTGATAGCCGCCATACAAATCGAAGAACTCTCCTGGGGCGACGCCGGCTTATATCTTTCCATCCCCAACCCCGCCCTGGGTGGCGCCGCGGTCAACGCGGCGGGCACCCCCGAGCAGAAAAAGCGCTTCCTGGGCGACTTTCATTCGGGCAAGCCCCGCTGGGCTGCAATGGCTATTACCGAGCCGCATTTCGGCTCGGATTCCAAGCAGGTGGCCACCACGGCGGTGCGCGACGGCGACGAGTGGGTGCTCAACGGCACCAAGATCTTCTGCACCTCGGGTAAGCGCGCACTCGAAGACTCAGACGGCTTCGTGGTCGTGTGGGCGACTCTCGATGCATCGAAGGGGCGCGCCGCGATCAAGTCCTTCATCGTGCCCGCCGGCACGCCGGGCGTAACCGTCGACAAGCTGGAGCACAAGATGGGCATACGCGCGTCGGACACCGCCGCCATCAGGCTCGAAGACGCCCGCATTCCCGCGGACAATCTCCTGGGGTCGGCCGACATTTCGGACAAGGGCCACGAGGGTTTCAAGGGAGTCATGGCTACTTTTGACGCCACCCGCCCCATAGTGGCGGCCAGCGCTCTGGGCATAGCCCAGGCGGCGATAGACTTCGTCACCGACGCGCTCGTCGAGGCCGGCATCGAGATTCGCTACGAGGCGGGTACGCGCGAAATGACCGTGCTCGAAAAAGAAGTCATCAACATGCAGTCGCAGCTGCAGGCAGCCCGGCTGCTGACCTGGAGAGCCTGTAACATGATGGACCGCGGCGAGCGCAACAGCCGCGAGGCATCCATGTGCAAGTCCAAGGCGGGCCTGGCGGTGACACTCATCACCCAGAAGGCTGTCGAGCTGCTCGGGCCACTGGGCTACTCGCGCAAAAACCTGCTCGAGAAATGGATGCGTGACGCGAAGATCAACGACATCTTCGAGGGCACGCAGCAGATCAACCTGATGATCGTGGCCCGCTCGATACTGGGCTACTCGAGCAAGGAACTTAACTGA
- a CDS encoding acyl-CoA dehydrogenase, with product MIDFHLDEEQQLIRDTVAAFARERLRPAGHEADESGEVPPALAQEAWELGLAQATIPEACGGFGQEPSAITGTIIAEALAEGDLSIAAHVLSPRLVIDPVVLLGNEQQQAEILSDYTGEEFTPGSAALLEPGWGNSAFDLKTTAVLDGDDYVINGDKCQVALAAASPWIIAYAAADNGIAALAVRAGTPGLEISEREKNLGLNALDTREIHFKDCRVPASMRLGGDASDLIRRCRVAQSAMAVGVGKASLEYACDYAKEREAFGTMIAQKQAIAFMLAEMAIEVDAARLLGQEAAWKLDSGGDVVREVSIARSYSADAVMMVTDNGVQVLGGHGFIRDHPVELWARNGRGFAIFEGLASV from the coding sequence ATGATCGATTTTCACCTCGACGAAGAACAGCAACTCATACGCGACACGGTCGCGGCCTTTGCACGCGAGCGCCTGCGACCAGCCGGTCACGAGGCCGACGAGAGCGGCGAGGTTCCCCCCGCGCTGGCCCAGGAAGCCTGGGAGCTCGGACTCGCGCAGGCCACCATACCCGAGGCCTGCGGCGGCTTCGGCCAGGAGCCGTCGGCCATCACCGGCACCATTATCGCCGAGGCACTGGCCGAGGGCGACCTCTCGATAGCCGCCCACGTGTTGAGTCCACGCCTGGTCATCGACCCGGTGGTACTGCTGGGCAACGAGCAGCAGCAGGCCGAGATACTGTCGGACTACACGGGCGAAGAATTCACCCCCGGGTCTGCCGCCCTGCTGGAGCCCGGCTGGGGAAACAGCGCCTTCGACCTCAAGACCACCGCCGTGCTCGACGGCGACGACTACGTTATAAACGGCGATAAATGCCAGGTCGCGCTGGCAGCGGCGTCGCCGTGGATAATCGCCTACGCGGCCGCCGACAACGGCATCGCCGCGCTGGCCGTGCGCGCCGGCACGCCGGGCCTCGAGATAAGCGAGCGCGAGAAAAACCTGGGCCTCAACGCGCTCGACACCCGCGAGATCCACTTCAAGGACTGCCGCGTACCGGCATCGATGCGCCTGGGAGGCGACGCCTCGGACCTCATCCGTCGCTGTCGCGTGGCCCAGTCGGCCATGGCGGTTGGAGTGGGCAAGGCGTCGCTCGAATACGCCTGCGACTACGCCAAGGAACGCGAAGCCTTTGGAACCATGATCGCCCAGAAACAGGCCATCGCCTTCATGCTCGCCGAGATGGCGATAGAGGTCGACGCCGCCCGCCTGCTCGGCCAGGAAGCCGCGTGGAAACTCGACTCGGGTGGCGACGTGGTGCGCGAGGTGTCTATCGCGAGGAGCTACTCCGCCGACGCGGTGATGATGGTTACCGACAATGGAGTGCAGGTGCTCGGCGGTCACGGCTTCATACGTGACCATCCGGTAGAACTGTGGGCCCGCAACGGACGCGGCTTCGCAATATTTGAGGGCCTGGCATCGGTCTGA
- a CDS encoding TetR/AcrR family transcriptional regulator, whose product MSPTSNGLAKEGRSRSELLATAADCFSRYGYAGSSIDRIARSAGVTKGAIYYHFRDKQDLLAATVLDRIAEFEQRVQTSCDGLAADEALRSIAHVCQDHAMSKDHPRFLITLMIESIDTNEQVSDQLRSTMRGFRRFLAGLIRRGQRQELFRADVDPERVASAYTSAVLGAEIQYYQDPDSFCIHDALGHYIDTLLVSLSGARADSLQENGESR is encoded by the coding sequence ATGTCGCCGACAAGCAACGGATTGGCCAAGGAAGGAAGGTCGCGCAGCGAATTGCTGGCCACCGCCGCCGACTGTTTTTCGCGCTACGGCTACGCGGGATCCTCGATAGATCGCATCGCCCGCAGCGCGGGTGTCACCAAGGGGGCGATCTACTACCACTTTCGCGATAAGCAGGACCTGCTCGCGGCCACGGTGCTCGACCGCATCGCCGAGTTTGAGCAAAGAGTGCAAACCAGTTGCGACGGCCTGGCCGCCGACGAGGCCCTGCGCAGCATCGCCCACGTGTGCCAGGACCACGCGATGTCCAAAGACCACCCCAGGTTCCTGATAACCCTCATGATCGAGAGCATCGACACCAACGAGCAGGTTTCGGACCAACTGCGGTCCACCATGAGGGGATTCAGGCGCTTCCTTGCCGGGCTCATACGACGGGGACAGCGGCAGGAACTGTTTCGTGCCGACGTAGACCCCGAGCGTGTGGCCTCGGCCTACACCAGCGCCGTTCTCGGAGCGGAGATCCAGTACTACCAGGACCCAGACAGTTTCTGCATACACGACGCCCTCGGTCACTACATCGATACCCTCCTCGTATCGCTCAGCGGTGCCCGCGCGGACTCACTACAAGAAAACGGAGAAAGCAGATGA